One stretch of Deltaproteobacteria bacterium DNA includes these proteins:
- the aprA gene encoding adenylyl-sulfate reductase subunit alpha, whose protein sequence is MADYPTVEITTDLLILGGGMAATGCAVEAAYWAKKNGVKVTAVDKAAYTRSGAVAMGLSAINQYVGIADGQNTAEDYVHYVRQDLMGISREDLVYNIARHVDSSVHLFEKWGLPIWLDENGKYVHEGRWQLMINGESYKVIVAEAAKNAMDAAGFEIYERVFIVAPLMDGDRIAGAVGFGTRDEKFYVFKAKAVICALGGAVHVFRPRSTGEGQGRSWYPPFNTGSSAFFTLKAGAEMTCQEVRFIPVRFKDAYGPVGAWFLLFKSRATSATGGEYMVVRKDELNNWAPYGLAKPIPANLRNYLGMLDVEAGLGPLYMETAEAIQNIAKGTPDEKAFKKKMKELESEAWEDFLDMTISQAILWAASNIMPEASRSEIAACEPYFIGSHSGASGAWVSGPEDLDTPYKWGYGNMCTTKGLFACGDASGASSHKFSSGSHAEGRFTGKEAVRFCVENPAMPNVDAAQVDALKKEILAPLNTYEQFCGLSTDPEMNPNYIKPMSYIHRLQKMMDEYAGGWGSGFKTSKSLIERGLELMVMLQEDSAKLGAKNVYELERCWENVQRTWQAEAHMRTILFRDETRWPGYYFRADKPKMDDVNWHVFANCKYDPKTGEWTMIKRDVVPLIP, encoded by the coding sequence ATGGCAGATTATCCAACTGTAGAAATAACCACCGATTTGTTGATCCTGGGTGGAGGAATGGCCGCCACGGGCTGTGCTGTTGAAGCCGCCTACTGGGCCAAGAAAAATGGCGTGAAAGTAACGGCTGTTGACAAGGCCGCCTATACGCGTTCCGGAGCCGTGGCCATGGGCCTTTCGGCTATCAACCAATATGTCGGCATTGCCGACGGTCAGAACACCGCGGAAGATTATGTCCATTATGTCCGCCAGGACCTGATGGGTATCTCCCGGGAAGACCTGGTTTATAACATTGCCCGACACGTAGATTCCTCGGTGCATCTTTTTGAGAAATGGGGCTTGCCTATCTGGTTGGATGAAAACGGCAAGTATGTCCATGAAGGCCGCTGGCAGCTCATGATCAACGGTGAATCCTACAAAGTGATCGTGGCCGAGGCCGCCAAAAACGCCATGGACGCCGCTGGTTTTGAGATCTATGAGCGTGTTTTTATCGTCGCCCCCCTGATGGACGGCGACCGGATCGCCGGGGCCGTCGGTTTCGGGACCCGCGATGAGAAATTCTATGTCTTTAAGGCTAAAGCCGTGATCTGCGCCCTGGGTGGTGCGGTTCACGTCTTCCGTCCCCGGTCCACCGGTGAAGGTCAGGGGCGTTCCTGGTATCCACCCTTTAATACCGGGTCCAGCGCCTTTTTTACCCTTAAGGCCGGTGCTGAAATGACCTGTCAGGAAGTCCGTTTTATCCCGGTTCGGTTCAAGGATGCCTATGGGCCGGTCGGAGCCTGGTTCCTGCTCTTCAAATCCAGGGCTACCAGCGCCACCGGAGGGGAATATATGGTGGTCCGTAAGGACGAGCTCAACAACTGGGCTCCTTACGGTCTGGCCAAACCGATTCCGGCCAACCTGCGTAACTATCTGGGGATGCTGGATGTGGAAGCCGGCTTAGGTCCCCTCTATATGGAGACGGCCGAAGCCATCCAGAATATCGCCAAGGGTACCCCTGATGAAAAAGCCTTCAAGAAGAAGATGAAGGAACTGGAATCAGAGGCCTGGGAAGACTTCCTGGATATGACCATTTCCCAAGCCATCCTTTGGGCGGCCAGCAACATCATGCCTGAAGCCAGCCGTTCCGAGATCGCCGCTTGTGAGCCTTATTTTATCGGCTCCCATTCCGGTGCCTCCGGAGCCTGGGTCAGCGGCCCGGAAGACCTGGATACCCCTTACAAATGGGGTTACGGCAATATGTGTACCACCAAGGGGTTGTTTGCCTGCGGTGACGCCTCCGGCGCCTCCAGCCACAAATTCTCCTCCGGTTCCCATGCCGAGGGTCGTTTTACCGGTAAAGAAGCCGTCCGGTTCTGTGTAGAGAACCCGGCCATGCCCAATGTGGATGCCGCTCAGGTCGACGCCTTGAAAAAAGAGATCCTGGCTCCGCTCAACACCTATGAACAGTTCTGCGGGTTATCCACGGATCCTGAAATGAACCCCAACTACATCAAACCCATGTCCTATATTCATCGTCTCCAAAAGATGATGGATGAATATGCCGGCGGCTGGGGATCGGGCTTTAAGACCAGCAAATCGCTGATCGAAAGAGGTCTGGAACTTATGGTTATGCTGCAGGAAGACTCGGCCAAATTAGGCGCCAAAAACGTCTATGAGCTGGAACGCTGCTGGGAAAACGTTCAGCGGACCTGGCAGGCCGAGGCCCATATGCGAACCATCCTCTTCCGGGATGAAACCCGTTGGCCGGGCTACTACTTCCGGGCTGACAAACCCAAGATGGATGATGTCAATTGGCATGTCTTTGCCAACTGTAAGTATGATCCAAAAACCGGTGAGTGGACCATGATCAAAAGAGACGTGGTTCCTCTTATTCCGTAA